A genomic region of Micromonospora sp. NBRC 110009 contains the following coding sequences:
- a CDS encoding arginine deiminase → MVTHYVDSEVGRLGTVLLHRPGPELARLTPRNNDSLLFDAIPWVGRAQEEHDGFAAALRERGVEVLYLATLLAETLAVPEARAELTELVLRSPRLGETLRRRVADHLAYLDPAALADVFVAGLAHEELRIGRDRPGGLVWTLMDRHDFVIDPLPNLLFTRDSSVWIRDRVGVTSLAMTARRRETSLTDAIYRHHPRFAGTELVYHPELEHLEGGDVLLLAPGVLAVGVGERTTPAGAERLARQVFAAGLAHTILVVPIAQERATMHLDTVCTMVDVDAVLMYPNIASTLSAYTVIAGADGDEPRVDGPAPFLRAAADAMDLDQLRVIDTGLDPVTAEREQWDDGNNTLALAPRLCVGYERNVETNAQLERAGIEVIAIAGSELGSGRGGPRCMSCPLVREPLHR, encoded by the coding sequence ATGGTGACCCACTATGTGGACAGCGAGGTCGGTCGGCTCGGCACCGTGCTGCTGCACCGTCCCGGGCCGGAACTCGCCCGCCTGACCCCGCGGAACAACGACTCGCTGCTCTTCGACGCCATCCCCTGGGTGGGCAGGGCGCAGGAGGAGCACGACGGCTTCGCCGCCGCCCTGCGCGAGCGCGGGGTGGAGGTGCTCTACCTCGCCACCCTGCTGGCCGAGACGCTCGCCGTGCCGGAGGCCCGGGCCGAGCTGACCGAGTTGGTGCTGCGCTCGCCCCGGCTGGGCGAGACCCTGCGCCGGCGGGTCGCCGACCACCTCGCGTACCTCGACCCGGCCGCCCTGGCCGACGTGTTCGTCGCCGGGCTCGCCCACGAGGAGCTGCGGATCGGCCGGGACCGGCCGGGCGGCCTGGTCTGGACGCTGATGGACCGGCACGACTTCGTCATCGACCCGCTGCCCAACCTGCTCTTCACCCGCGACTCGTCGGTCTGGATCCGGGACCGGGTCGGGGTGACCAGCCTGGCCATGACGGCCCGGCGGCGGGAGACCAGCCTCACCGACGCCATCTACCGCCACCACCCCCGCTTCGCCGGCACCGAGCTCGTCTACCACCCGGAGCTGGAGCACCTGGAGGGCGGTGACGTGCTGCTGCTCGCACCCGGCGTGCTCGCCGTCGGGGTGGGCGAGCGGACCACCCCCGCCGGGGCGGAACGGCTGGCCCGGCAGGTCTTCGCCGCCGGCCTGGCGCACACCATCCTGGTGGTGCCGATCGCCCAGGAACGGGCCACCATGCACCTGGACACCGTCTGCACCATGGTCGACGTGGACGCCGTGCTGATGTACCCGAACATCGCCAGCACGCTGTCGGCGTACACGGTCATCGCCGGGGCGGACGGCGACGAGCCCCGGGTGGACGGGCCGGCGCCGTTCCTGCGCGCCGCCGCCGACGCGATGGACCTGGATCAGCTCCGGGTGATCGACACCGGCCTCGACCCGGTCACCGCCGAGCGCGAGCAGTGGGACGACGGGAACAACACCCTCGCCCTCGCGCCCCGCCTCTGCGTCGGCTACGAGCGCAACGTGGAGACCAACGCGCAACTGGAACGGGCCGGCATCGAGGTGATCGCCATCGCCGGCTCGGAGCTGGGCTCCGGCCGGGGCGGCCCGCGCTGCATGTCCTGCCCGCTGGTCCGCGAGCCGCTCCACCGCTGA
- a CDS encoding sensor histidine kinase — protein MPERTDYAALIAGHTSVIDMINSGESGLSVLNRLLRLVEPAVGAAGLVWVEFAPAGGRVIAGTGSAEFVVGRPLPATDPVTVCLLSGPAVRDVRVGGIPGALTEELAARGLGQMIVARGEIGGLTVGSLHALYPEGEPLEASQRAVIGYVAACIAHMYGDQTGLPVHGDGPVVAALADGLAVVDRKHHVRLWNPAAAQVTGRQAGEALNRPLPFPLPPSGHVLDHRLPDGRWLRVTAGELPGPGALRVVTFRDITDQQRRDHDRDLFVAVTSHELRTPVTVIKGYADTLTDHWESLSDDDRRQAARIIGQRANELARLVDRLLTAATENRPGGEPAAPFDLTDALRAAVTDLPADVRHRIVLDLPADLPKALGDRHSLATVLTELSTNAGKYSLPDTPIEVTADADGRTVSFRVADRGIGIRPEHVERAFDRFWQGESGDRRRYPGAGLGLYLVRQIVEQQNGWVSLRPRTGGGTVAEVRLPRG, from the coding sequence ATGCCGGAGCGAACCGACTACGCCGCCCTCATCGCCGGCCACACCAGCGTCATCGACATGATCAACTCCGGCGAGTCCGGCCTCTCCGTGCTCAACCGGCTGCTCCGGCTGGTCGAGCCCGCCGTCGGCGCGGCCGGCCTGGTCTGGGTGGAGTTCGCCCCCGCCGGCGGACGGGTGATCGCGGGGACCGGCAGCGCGGAGTTCGTCGTCGGCCGCCCCCTGCCGGCCACCGACCCGGTCACCGTCTGCCTGCTCTCCGGGCCGGCGGTCCGCGACGTCCGGGTGGGCGGAATCCCCGGGGCGCTCACCGAGGAGCTGGCCGCGCGCGGGCTGGGCCAGATGATCGTGGCCCGCGGCGAGATCGGCGGCCTCACCGTCGGCAGCCTGCACGCCCTCTACCCGGAAGGCGAGCCGCTCGAGGCGTCCCAGCGCGCCGTCATCGGCTACGTCGCCGCCTGCATCGCCCACATGTACGGCGACCAGACCGGCCTGCCCGTGCACGGCGACGGCCCGGTGGTGGCGGCGCTCGCCGACGGCTTGGCGGTGGTGGACCGGAAGCACCACGTACGGCTCTGGAACCCGGCCGCCGCCCAGGTCACCGGCCGCCAGGCCGGCGAGGCGCTGAACCGCCCGCTGCCGTTCCCGCTCCCCCCGTCCGGGCACGTGCTCGACCACCGGCTGCCGGACGGCCGCTGGCTGCGGGTCACCGCCGGGGAGCTGCCCGGACCCGGCGCGCTGCGGGTGGTCACCTTCCGGGACATCACCGACCAGCAGCGCCGCGACCACGACCGGGATCTCTTCGTGGCGGTGACCAGCCACGAGCTGCGTACCCCGGTCACCGTGATCAAGGGGTACGCGGACACCCTCACCGACCACTGGGAGTCGCTCAGCGACGACGACCGGCGGCAGGCCGCCCGGATCATCGGGCAGCGGGCGAACGAGCTCGCCCGGCTCGTCGACCGGCTGCTCACCGCCGCCACCGAGAACCGGCCCGGCGGGGAGCCGGCCGCCCCGTTCGACCTCACCGACGCGCTGCGGGCCGCGGTGACCGACCTGCCGGCGGACGTCCGGCACCGGATCGTCCTCGACCTGCCGGCCGACCTGCCCAAGGCGCTGGGCGACCGGCACAGCCTCGCCACCGTGCTCACCGAACTGAGCACCAACGCCGGGAAGTACTCGCTGCCGGACACCCCGATCGAGGTCACCGCCGACGCGGACGGGCGGACCGTCTCCTTCCGGGTCGCCGACCGGGGCATCGGCATCCGGCCGGAGCACGTGGAACGGGCGTTCGACCGGTTCTGGCAGGGCGAGTCCGGGGACCGGCGGCGCTACCCGGGCGCCGGGCTGGGTCTCTATCTCGTCCGCCAGATCGTTGAACAGCAGAATGGCTGGGTATCCCTCCGACCGAGGACCGGTGGGGGTACCGTCGCAGAGGTGCGGCTGCCACGGGGATGA
- a CDS encoding ACT domain-containing protein, translating into MLDVALLPGGYVVCRLPAGTALPPKVWSDLGAGDVVTVSWTADGLSLICPADRVPAQAVVETHWRCLRIVDPLDLALTGTLAALIEPLARARVNVVAFSTYDTDHVLVPTVRLAEATGALERAGHRVHR; encoded by the coding sequence ATGCTCGATGTCGCTCTGTTGCCGGGCGGATACGTGGTGTGCCGCCTGCCGGCCGGCACCGCCCTGCCGCCAAAGGTCTGGAGCGACCTGGGCGCCGGCGACGTGGTGACGGTCAGCTGGACCGCCGACGGGCTCTCGCTGATCTGCCCGGCGGACCGGGTCCCCGCGCAGGCGGTCGTCGAGACGCACTGGCGGTGCCTGCGAATCGTCGACCCGCTGGACCTGGCCCTCACCGGCACCCTGGCCGCCCTGATCGAGCCGCTGGCCCGGGCCCGGGTGAACGTGGTGGCCTTCTCCACGTACGACACCGACCACGTGCTGGTGCCCACCGTGCGACTGGCCGAGGCGACGGGCGCTCTGGAACGGGCCGGGCACCGGGTGCACCGATGA
- a CDS encoding LCP family protein gives MVPAGLALVLLATLGLTGLHWLTNRYDRTVTKQQLLDKTARQPRTDLSRPLNYLLIGSDHRPGANPDDQRSDSILIVHVPAGMRQAYLISIPRDLLVAIPAAPGYGGGQDKINAAYEHGGGGEAGARLLSATLSRLTGIRYDGAALVDFSGFKEVIDLLGGIRMCVDTEVRSIHTRTLFTPGCQQMDGARTLDYVRQRYDLPDGDYDRQRHQQQMLRAVLDKAGETHLRNDPVKLDRVLRAVGGALTVDTNGVPLEDLLFALRSLPADALHGVQVPSYPQTIGEVSYVVLDNGGAGLFDALRATRVPEWAGANPRWVNRL, from the coding sequence CTGGTCCCCGCCGGCCTCGCCCTGGTCCTCCTCGCCACGCTCGGCCTGACCGGGCTGCACTGGCTCACCAACCGGTACGACCGGACGGTCACCAAGCAGCAACTGCTCGACAAGACCGCCCGGCAGCCGCGCACCGACCTGTCACGCCCGCTCAACTACCTGCTGATCGGCTCCGACCACCGGCCCGGCGCCAACCCCGACGACCAACGCTCGGACAGCATCCTGATCGTGCACGTGCCGGCCGGGATGCGGCAGGCGTACCTGATCTCCATCCCGCGGGACCTGCTCGTCGCCATCCCGGCGGCGCCCGGCTACGGCGGCGGCCAGGACAAGATCAACGCGGCGTACGAGCACGGCGGCGGCGGTGAGGCCGGCGCCCGGCTGCTCTCCGCCACCCTGAGCCGGCTCACCGGGATCCGCTACGACGGCGCCGCGCTGGTCGACTTCTCCGGGTTCAAGGAGGTCATCGACCTGCTCGGCGGCATCCGGATGTGCGTGGACACCGAGGTCCGCTCGATCCACACCAGGACCCTGTTCACCCCCGGCTGCCAGCAGATGGACGGCGCCCGGACGCTGGATTACGTCCGCCAGCGCTACGACCTGCCCGACGGCGACTACGACCGGCAGCGGCACCAGCAGCAGATGCTCCGCGCGGTGCTCGACAAGGCCGGCGAGACCCACCTGCGCAACGACCCGGTGAAGCTGGACCGGGTGCTGCGGGCGGTCGGCGGCGCGCTGACCGTGGACACCAACGGCGTACCGCTGGAGGACCTGCTCTTCGCGCTCCGGTCGCTGCCCGCGGACGCGCTGCACGGGGTGCAGGTGCCGTCCTATCCGCAGACCATCGGCGAGGTCTCCTACGTGGTGTTGGACAACGGCGGCGCCGGCCTCTTCGACGCGCTGCGGGCCACCCGGGTGCCGGAGTGGGCCGGGGCCAATCCCCGCTGGGTCAACCGGCTGTGA
- a CDS encoding LCP family protein, protein MSIQTSRHPQSYNPGAPGRTPPIIPTQPGPGGRGPGDRKKRTKRKDPLWAKLTVIFGAVLMMTSGLAIVGSKAVIGQATSNIAQRNLLGDAGKTEAEGGKSLDGPIDMLLLGVDARERWAADNVRSDTIIILHIPASHDQAYLISIPRDTEAQIPADSKSGYRGGTDKINAAFYWGAQNGGGWEGGARLMAKTIKSMTGISFDGAAIINFGGFKNVIDALGTVRICVSHEVKSHHMMMVDGKPMWNADARKTGKPMTPVVHKKGCKEMEGWEALDYARQRYGLPNSDYDRQQNQQQLIKAMAKKATDKGMMTNPLKLNQLIKAAGKAFILDTGGVPIADFIYTLKGVSGNDLVTLRTNGGTYSPNADRSKESLNELSMQMFRAVKNDKLADFVVANPGVLSTRK, encoded by the coding sequence ATGTCGATCCAGACCAGCCGTCACCCTCAGTCATATAATCCTGGCGCGCCTGGGCGGACGCCCCCGATCATTCCGACCCAGCCCGGCCCCGGTGGCCGCGGCCCCGGTGACCGGAAGAAGCGGACCAAGCGCAAGGACCCGCTCTGGGCCAAGCTCACGGTGATCTTCGGCGCGGTGCTGATGATGACGAGCGGCCTCGCGATCGTCGGCAGCAAGGCGGTGATCGGTCAGGCCACCAGCAACATCGCCCAGCGCAACCTGCTCGGTGACGCGGGCAAGACCGAGGCCGAGGGCGGCAAGAGCCTGGACGGCCCGATCGACATGCTGCTGCTCGGCGTCGACGCCCGCGAGCGCTGGGCGGCGGACAATGTCCGCTCCGACACGATCATCATCCTGCACATCCCGGCCAGCCACGACCAGGCGTACCTGATCTCGATCCCCCGGGACACCGAGGCCCAGATCCCGGCGGACTCGAAATCCGGCTACCGGGGCGGCACCGACAAGATCAACGCGGCCTTCTACTGGGGCGCCCAGAACGGCGGTGGCTGGGAGGGTGGCGCCCGGCTGATGGCCAAGACCATCAAGTCGATGACCGGGATCAGCTTCGACGGCGCCGCGATCATCAACTTCGGCGGCTTCAAGAACGTGATCGACGCACTCGGCACGGTGCGGATCTGCGTGAGCCACGAGGTCAAGTCACACCACATGATGATGGTCGACGGCAAGCCGATGTGGAACGCGGATGCGAGGAAGACCGGCAAGCCGATGACCCCGGTGGTGCACAAGAAGGGCTGCAAGGAGATGGAGGGCTGGGAGGCCCTCGACTACGCCCGCCAGCGCTACGGCCTGCCGAACAGCGACTACGACCGCCAGCAGAACCAGCAGCAGCTGATCAAGGCGATGGCGAAGAAGGCCACCGACAAGGGCATGATGACCAACCCGCTCAAGCTGAACCAGCTGATCAAGGCGGCCGGCAAGGCCTTCATCCTGGACACCGGCGGCGTGCCGATCGCCGACTTCATCTACACCCTCAAGGGCGTCAGCGGCAACGACCTGGTCACCCTGCGCACGAACGGCGGCACGTACAGCCCGAATGCCGACCGCAGCAAGGAATCGCTCAACGAGCTGAGCATGCAGATGTTCCGAGCGGTCAAGAACGACAAGCTCGCCGACTTCGTGGTGGCGAACCCGGGCGTCCTCTCCACGCGCAAATGA
- a CDS encoding AIM24 family protein: MRSALFSAENLEKESQQPGLRLQNSKMLKIELNGEAMARVGSMVAYQGQVQFQALGSGGIGKFIKQRLTGEGVPLMKLSGRGDVFLADLAKDVHIIDLEPGDALSINGSSVLAFDSTLTYDIKMVSGMGFASSAGLFNCVFTGHGRIAVTTKGTPVVLNVDAPTFVDPQAAVCWSANLQTGYHRAEQLGLGTLLGRSTGEAFTMSFAGQGFVVVQPSEEPPVQGSGAQQQQGGLLGGLLQ, from the coding sequence ATGCGCAGCGCGCTGTTCTCCGCGGAGAACCTTGAGAAGGAGTCCCAGCAGCCGGGCCTGCGGCTGCAGAACTCCAAGATGCTGAAGATCGAGCTGAACGGCGAGGCCATGGCCCGCGTCGGGTCCATGGTCGCGTACCAGGGTCAGGTGCAGTTCCAGGCGCTCGGCTCCGGCGGCATCGGCAAGTTCATCAAGCAGCGGCTCACCGGTGAGGGTGTCCCGCTGATGAAGCTCAGCGGGCGCGGCGACGTCTTCCTCGCCGACCTCGCCAAGGACGTGCACATCATCGACCTGGAGCCCGGCGACGCCCTGTCGATCAACGGGTCCAGCGTGCTCGCCTTCGACTCCACGCTGACCTACGACATCAAGATGGTCAGCGGCATGGGCTTCGCCTCCTCCGCCGGCCTGTTCAACTGCGTCTTCACCGGCCATGGCCGGATCGCCGTCACCACCAAGGGCACCCCGGTGGTGCTCAACGTGGACGCCCCGACCTTCGTCGACCCGCAGGCCGCGGTCTGCTGGTCGGCCAACCTCCAGACCGGCTACCACCGGGCCGAGCAGCTCGGCCTCGGCACGCTCCTCGGCCGCAGCACCGGGGAGGCGTTCACGATGAGCTTCGCCGGTCAGGGCTTCGTGGTGGTCCAGCCCTCGGAGGAGCCGCCGGTGCAGGGCAGCGGCGCCCAGCAGCAGCAGGGCGGCCTGCTCGGCGGCCTGCTGCAGTGA
- a CDS encoding ATP-binding protein, whose product MVVPHHATGARLARHRLADELAGVVSPALLADLVAVLAELVGNAVRHADPLPGGVVRVAWRLRADPAGGQTVQLRVTDGGSASGPLMRPPNPDAVDGRGLHIVSGLASRWGVERDGLGQSVWAEFDPAAAPRPDLVAAG is encoded by the coding sequence GTGGTGGTGCCGCACCACGCGACCGGCGCGCGCCTGGCCCGGCACCGGCTCGCCGACGAGCTGGCCGGCGTCGTCTCCCCGGCCCTGCTGGCGGACCTCGTCGCGGTCCTCGCCGAGCTGGTGGGCAACGCCGTACGCCACGCCGACCCGCTGCCCGGCGGGGTCGTCCGGGTCGCCTGGCGGCTGCGCGCCGACCCCGCCGGCGGGCAGACCGTCCAGCTCCGGGTCACCGACGGCGGATCGGCCTCGGGTCCGCTGATGCGGCCGCCGAACCCCGACGCCGTCGACGGGCGCGGGCTGCACATCGTCTCCGGCCTGGCCAGCCGCTGGGGGGTCGAGCGGGACGGCCTCGGCCAGAGCGTCTGGGCCGAGTTCGACCCCGCCGCCGCGCCCCGGCCGGACCTGGTCGCGGCCGGGTGA
- a CDS encoding glycerophosphodiester phosphodiesterase has protein sequence MPTPLVFAHRGSSYDLPEHTLAAYLRALDEGADGLECDVRLTRDGHLVCVHDRRLDRTSNGQGRVSARTLAELEALDFGSWHPGGLPADGDEPLDESHTRLLTLERLLAAVLAARRPVRLLIETKHPSRYGRDVERRLVALLRRYGLAEPGPDDPVRVTVMSFSPLAVRRIRDLAPALPTVLLLEVLPRWLRLGRLPFGTRIAGPGIGLVRARPQLVPALHAAGNEVYVWTVNEPEDLELVLAAGVDGVITDRPARALARLGR, from the coding sequence ATGCCCACCCCCCTGGTCTTCGCGCACCGCGGCTCCTCGTACGACCTGCCCGAGCACACCCTGGCCGCGTACCTGCGCGCGCTCGACGAGGGCGCGGACGGGCTGGAGTGCGACGTCCGGCTCACCCGGGACGGGCACCTGGTCTGCGTGCACGACCGCCGGTTGGACCGGACCAGCAACGGTCAGGGGCGGGTCAGCGCGCGTACCCTCGCCGAGCTGGAGGCGCTGGACTTCGGCTCCTGGCACCCCGGCGGGCTGCCGGCTGACGGGGACGAACCGCTCGACGAGTCGCACACCCGGCTGCTCACCCTGGAGCGGCTGCTGGCCGCCGTCCTGGCCGCCCGACGCCCGGTCCGCCTGCTGATCGAGACCAAGCACCCCTCCCGGTACGGCCGGGACGTGGAACGCCGCCTGGTCGCCCTGCTGCGGCGGTACGGGCTGGCCGAGCCGGGGCCGGACGACCCGGTGCGGGTCACCGTGATGTCCTTCTCCCCGCTGGCCGTACGCCGGATCCGTGACCTCGCGCCGGCCCTGCCCACGGTGCTGCTGCTCGAGGTGTTGCCGCGCTGGCTGCGGCTGGGCCGGCTGCCCTTCGGCACCCGGATCGCCGGGCCGGGGATCGGCCTGGTCCGCGCCCGGCCGCAGCTCGTGCCGGCGCTGCACGCCGCCGGCAACGAGGTCTACGTCTGGACGGTCAACGAGCCGGAGGACCTGGAACTGGTGCTGGCCGCCGGGGTGGACGGGGTGATCACCGACCGGCCCGCCCGGGCCCTGGCCCGGCTGGGCCGTTGA
- a CDS encoding rhodanese-like domain-containing protein codes for MFGPQVPSVPASAVPDDTYLLDVREDDEWAAGHAPTAHHLPMTELPARLAEVPNDRPVDVICRSGGRSAQVVAYLMRNGWDQVRNVAGGMGEWAAAGRPVVTDDGQPGQVA; via the coding sequence GTGTTCGGACCCCAGGTTCCCAGCGTGCCCGCGTCGGCCGTGCCCGACGACACCTACCTGCTCGACGTCCGGGAGGACGACGAGTGGGCCGCCGGCCACGCGCCGACCGCCCACCACCTGCCGATGACCGAGCTGCCCGCCCGGCTGGCCGAGGTGCCGAACGACCGCCCCGTCGACGTGATCTGCCGCTCCGGCGGACGATCCGCCCAGGTCGTCGCGTACCTGATGCGCAACGGGTGGGACCAGGTGCGCAACGTCGCGGGCGGGATGGGCGAGTGGGCCGCCGCCGGCCGTCCGGTGGTCACCGACGACGGGCAGCCGGGACAGGTGGCCTGA
- the pheA gene encoding prephenate dehydratase, producing MPGTPPTRFVYLGPEGTFAEQALRTVPAAERGGRTPARSVGEALDAVRAGEADAALVPLENSIGGAVGVTLDELAEGEPLVITREVILPVEFVLAARPGVSLAEVRSVAAHPQASTQCRGWLRDHLPDATVVDVLSNGAAAAGAAAGEYDAGICAPIGANRHRLTVLADKIADHPDAVTRFALVSRPGPPPPPTGDDVTSLAVYIAHDRVGALLSVLTELAVRGVNLTRIESRPTGEALGRYVFFLDCTGHVADVRLGEALQGLRRVCADVRFLGSYPRHRWSAAVSDRPVPAPAGLSDADYADAAAWLARLRAGELS from the coding sequence ATGCCGGGAACACCGCCGACCCGCTTCGTCTACCTGGGCCCCGAGGGCACCTTCGCCGAGCAGGCGCTGCGTACCGTGCCCGCCGCCGAGCGCGGCGGCCGTACGCCGGCCCGCAGCGTCGGCGAGGCGCTGGACGCCGTACGGGCCGGGGAGGCGGACGCGGCCCTGGTGCCGTTGGAGAACTCGATCGGCGGCGCGGTCGGGGTGACCCTCGACGAGCTGGCCGAGGGCGAACCGCTGGTGATCACCCGCGAGGTGATCCTGCCGGTGGAGTTCGTGCTCGCCGCCCGCCCCGGGGTCTCGCTCGCCGAGGTGCGGAGCGTGGCGGCCCACCCGCAGGCGTCCACCCAGTGCCGGGGCTGGCTGCGTGACCACCTGCCCGACGCGACCGTGGTCGACGTCCTGTCCAACGGCGCCGCCGCGGCGGGCGCGGCGGCCGGCGAGTACGACGCCGGGATCTGCGCCCCGATCGGCGCGAACCGGCACCGCTTGACCGTGCTCGCCGACAAGATCGCCGACCATCCGGACGCGGTGACCCGATTCGCGCTGGTCTCCCGCCCGGGCCCGCCCCCGCCGCCGACCGGGGACGACGTGACGTCGCTGGCGGTCTACATCGCCCACGACCGGGTGGGCGCGCTGCTGTCGGTGCTGACGGAGCTGGCCGTCCGCGGGGTGAACCTGACCCGGATCGAGTCCCGCCCGACGGGCGAGGCGCTGGGCCGGTACGTCTTCTTCCTCGACTGCACCGGCCATGTCGCCGACGTACGCCTCGGCGAGGCGTTGCAGGGGCTGCGCCGGGTCTGCGCCGACGTGCGCTTCCTCGGGTCGTACCCCCGGCATCGCTGGAGCGCGGCGGTGAGCGACCGACCGGTGCCCGCCCCGGCCGGCCTCTCCGACGCCGACTACGCCGACGCGGCGGCCTGGCTGGCCCGGCTGCGCGCCGGCGAGTTGAGCTGA
- a CDS encoding DUF5926 family protein, which yields MSKRRRTQRATEATPKREKVRDVFVPRPFEGLADEPEWIALRELVPAASAPLRLAPELVEEHGDRPVVLATVLPMAAPAMTKPDGRVFIGLQRHQQSGDVSRDLADALLSALRTEPGGQVAVAPLPGPGPRLQDILVDGPLEISMHDGFEFWLDPGAADDPTVQASLERANAAIYPTVKLAAARAAYWCQVPEKAHVRWVLPDDEDVALDALSRLGAAGALALGDNTRFAGMFRAHGRLVPVWDLPEDVPAADWEEPVTEFAKRYAAALEEKEPLDAAGRRARQGLLGRQLTLR from the coding sequence GTGAGCAAGCGTCGAAGGACCCAGCGGGCCACCGAAGCCACCCCGAAGCGGGAGAAGGTGCGCGACGTCTTCGTGCCCCGACCGTTCGAGGGCCTGGCCGACGAGCCGGAGTGGATCGCCCTGCGGGAGCTGGTCCCGGCCGCCTCCGCGCCGCTGCGGCTGGCCCCCGAGCTGGTCGAGGAGCACGGCGACCGGCCGGTCGTCCTGGCCACCGTGCTGCCGATGGCCGCCCCCGCGATGACCAAGCCGGACGGGCGGGTCTTCATCGGCCTCCAGCGCCACCAGCAGTCCGGCGACGTCTCCCGGGACCTGGCCGACGCGCTGCTCAGCGCCCTGCGTACCGAGCCGGGTGGCCAGGTGGCGGTGGCGCCGCTGCCCGGCCCGGGCCCCCGCCTCCAGGACATCCTGGTGGACGGCCCGCTGGAGATCAGCATGCACGACGGGTTCGAGTTCTGGCTGGACCCGGGTGCCGCCGACGACCCGACCGTGCAGGCGTCCCTGGAGCGGGCCAACGCGGCGATCTACCCGACCGTGAAGCTGGCGGCGGCGCGGGCCGCGTACTGGTGCCAGGTGCCGGAGAAGGCGCACGTGCGCTGGGTGCTGCCCGACGACGAGGACGTGGCGCTGGACGCGCTGTCCCGGCTGGGCGCGGCCGGCGCGCTGGCCCTCGGCGACAACACCCGTTTCGCCGGCATGTTCCGCGCGCACGGCCGCCTGGTGCCGGTCTGGGACCTCCCCGAGGACGTCCCGGCCGCCGACTGGGAGGAGCCGGTGACCGAGTTCGCCAAGCGCTACGCCGCGGCGCTGGAGGAGAAGGAGCCGCTGGACGCCGCCGGCCGCCGGGCCCGGCAGGGCCTCCTCGGCCGCCAGCTCACCCTGCGCTGA
- a CDS encoding LCP family protein yields MSATTPTGAPFPYLSRSAGRAQVPGRGTAGGARATEARWYPSYDGERSPGGPGGPGGPSGPGGPGGPGGPGRRGPRPRWGRIGLVAGVAVLVLALLAGVGTWFYARNLNNDLARTDPFSEITGGRPAKTVDGALNILMVGSDSRDPDVTVDTSGKWRSDTIILMHVPADHKQAYLVSIPRDLYVPIPENAGASCDSGSRNKINAAFAFGGLPLAVKTVECFTDVRIDHVMAIDFAGFKEVTDALGGVDLEVERTITSIHKPYRTFTKGVNHMNGAEALDWVRQRKQFPDGDFARMRHQQEFLKALMDKAASTGTLTNPKKLNDFLKAVTAAVTVDQGFSLTDMALQFRSLRGENLTFITSPNLGGQDIGGQSVVVSDREKALAMYKAIAADTMADWVKANQKGDDTGNGG; encoded by the coding sequence ATGTCAGCGACCACGCCTACCGGCGCCCCCTTCCCGTACCTGAGTCGGAGCGCGGGCCGTGCCCAGGTCCCCGGCCGGGGCACCGCGGGGGGCGCCCGCGCGACCGAGGCCCGCTGGTACCCGTCGTACGACGGGGAGCGGAGCCCGGGTGGACCCGGCGGCCCGGGCGGACCGTCCGGTCCCGGCGGCCCGGGCGGTCCCGGCGGCCCGGGCCGGCGTGGTCCCCGCCCGCGCTGGGGACGGATCGGCCTGGTGGCCGGCGTCGCGGTCCTGGTGCTGGCGCTGCTCGCCGGCGTGGGGACCTGGTTCTACGCCCGCAACCTCAACAACGACCTCGCCCGGACCGACCCCTTCTCGGAGATCACCGGGGGCCGGCCGGCCAAGACGGTCGACGGCGCGCTGAACATCCTGATGGTGGGCAGCGACTCGCGGGACCCCGACGTCACGGTCGACACCTCCGGCAAGTGGCGGTCGGACACGATCATCCTCATGCACGTCCCGGCCGACCACAAGCAGGCCTACCTGGTCTCCATCCCGCGTGACCTGTACGTGCCGATCCCGGAGAACGCGGGTGCATCGTGCGACTCCGGCTCGCGCAACAAGATCAACGCGGCCTTCGCGTTCGGCGGCCTGCCGCTCGCGGTGAAGACCGTCGAGTGCTTCACCGACGTCCGGATCGACCACGTGATGGCGATCGACTTCGCCGGCTTCAAGGAGGTCACCGACGCCCTGGGCGGGGTCGACCTCGAGGTGGAGCGGACCATCACCTCGATCCACAAGCCGTACCGGACGTTCACCAAGGGCGTGAACCACATGAACGGCGCCGAGGCTCTGGACTGGGTGCGGCAGCGCAAACAGTTCCCCGACGGCGACTTCGCCCGGATGCGCCACCAGCAGGAATTCCTCAAGGCGCTGATGGACAAGGCGGCCAGCACCGGGACATTGACCAATCCCAAGAAGCTGAACGATTTCCTCAAGGCGGTGACCGCCGCGGTCACGGTGGACCAGGGCTTCTCGCTGACCGACATGGCGCTGCAGTTCCGCAGCCTGCGCGGCGAGAACCTGACCTTCATCACCAGCCCCAACCTGGGTGGCCAGGACATCGGCGGCCAGTCGGTGGTGGTCTCCGACCGGGAGAAGGCGCTGGCCATGTACAAGGCCATCGCGGCGGACACGATGGCCGACTGGGTGAAGGCGAACCAGAAGGGCGACGACACGGGAAACGGCGGCTGA